The Papaver somniferum cultivar HN1 chromosome 6, ASM357369v1, whole genome shotgun sequence genome segment ACTTCAAATGCTTTTTTACCTTTACATGCTGAGTAGTTGGATACCCATGGTGTACCTATGACCCCAGCGACGGAGGACATGAAGACGATGTTTCCACAACCAGAAGCTTTCAGGAGAGGATGTGCAAGTTTTGACAAATGGTATGCGGAGTCGAAGGTTGTGATCATGACTTCCAAATCATCTTCCTCAGTGTAGTCCACAGTACTGTCTCTGAATACTGTTGTTCCGACATTGTTAACAAGGATGTTGAGCTTGCTACCAAAAACAGATGAAACATTTTTCATTAAGTTTTTTCGTTCCGCTGGAACAGAAGCATCACATACCGAACCCCTGACTATGTAACCTTTTTTTTCCCAGTCTTTTAGGCAGCGCTTGACATTGTCTTCGCTTCTCGAGCATACATGAATAGTCACCCCAAGTCCAGCTAACTCCTCCACTATAGCATACCTGAACTTAGAaaaattcaaaatataacaccTTAAACACCTTTTAGAATGAAAATGTAGCTCAGAATCTATGAcgcaaaacaaaataagaaaagggAAGTCCGAGGAAGGACCCGATCCCATTAGTTGCACCAGTGACAGGAGCAGTCATTCCTTTGAGAGACCATCGTCGACTTAGATCACTCTTTTGAGTCAGTGTACTCTCATCCATTGTTTCTCAGTTTCGATCTCTATCTCACTGATACTAGTAATTCTACTTAATTGAAGTATGTATTCCACTCtcagttgattacaaatgatcgAGGGGAGGAACCTTTATATAGAGTTGTCCGTGATGCGTGTCGTaatcacaacaaattaattaatatttttacacctaattaacaagtaatatagtgtagtcaagttcgttcccacgaggagcaagaggttttagttgtttagttgtcacaaaaagggggattggttttagattttaaaaacaaaagaaagtaaataaagcaattaaaagtataaatttaaatcaataagagagattagatcaaggaatccttcttcgttgcaaaacaatgattcaagttatgttcttttccactttttattagtcacagattatcaccaaccgtaggtaaagaagctagctcagtgctaaacccctaaatccctagtatcaccggatacagaagttctcgactaccggattctattcaccaaaccacctagtagtagctcactcaagatgtaatttagttaaacgcattaagatttatgaatttattaggttgatattagtagttagactcttagctcaaggtctacttgctaacgttgttttcacacacaattgctccacggaatccctctgcaaggtctcgtgtttgctacttgtgtaaagagtcaagaaacgattacttatcccctaactttcactagctttagatcaattaacaaatcaatttagttggccacctaaacaatctatcaatcaaccatgaatgtataacaCATTcaaattagtaaaaacaaacgataatcatgtgaaaacttcaaagtagatttaaaaacaaaactcaaaacatgttaagaactaggaattcatcctcaatcaataagaaaattagctactcatatttttgaaattcacacaaataattaaaaggagaattttagaagttcacacaaataattaaaagaagaattttttgaaagcaagcaaaaacacaagtgttgtgtgtgtagagatgTAGAAGTGTATAGAGAAAAGTagtgaacttctctatttataggcttcaattttcttgctATCCTCCTAGGattagaatccctttccctttataGCTCAACTTcctatccaagtctttctcaaatcttccatcttctctttccatatTCAAGCCAAATTCATCATCTAATTCCAAGTCCaagtcttcacacccatgagTCTACCATACTCCTCACAAAATTGTGCACATATTGGGTAGCCGGAAAAGATCTCGGGATCACCGGAAATATGCCGGAAAAGTCACCGCCGATTATCTAAGATTCTCCTCTGGTTAGGGAATATTCCGTTCAGATGCCGTCATAAGTAACAGTCAAACTGACGGTCTTCGTTAGTCAACCGGGTCAAAGAAGAGAGAGTCAGCTTCAGTAAGTTCGTCTTAATCAGGGCTTACTCATCTGACTCACTGAGTTAGGTTCAACGAGCCACTGGGTCGAATCGTCAGAAGAAAATTTCAGCAGAGTATCCTTTGTTTCTGGTCGACTCTCAGGCAAAATCTCAGGCAATTTTTAGCTCCATTTCCTGTACACaattcctaacattcatctaatcaaTCATTAAATCA includes the following:
- the LOC113286118 gene encoding tropinone reductase homolog At1g07440-like, translating into MTAPVTGATNGIGYAIVEELAGLGVTIHVCSRSEDNVKRCLKDWEKKGYIVRGSVCDASVPAERKNLMKNVSSVFGSKLNILVNNVGTTVFRDSTVDYTEEDDLEVMITTFDSAYHLSKLAHPLLKASGCGNIVFMSSVAGVIGTPWVSNYSACKGVINQLAKNLACEWTKDKIRVNSIAP